The genomic segment CAGAAGCGATAAGTCTCAACGGAGTCACAAAGCACATAATGGAAGCCTCTGCTGATAACAGCAGGTTTTGTTGAATTACAGAGACAAGCATAAGCAAATAGTTCTGAAATTTGGCTTTAAGAAGTAAAGCAGCATAACTAAAAACTAGCTGATTTGAATAGCTCTATGTATCTCCACTGTCTGATCAAGTTAATtacttaattttattattttctgaaatcCTTTCAAACTATTAACACTGTACAAAATCCCTTCTAGTAGAAAATGATAAAAGCATAATTTGATAATCTTGTAATAAAGGTAGACAATTGTTTCAACAAACGTTCAACTATTTTTCAGGCCTGAAActaagaaggaaaaagacagcAATTTGCATATCAGAGAatgatgatatttttaaaaatgcagcttCTAAGTGTGTTACAAAAAAATTTACAAAACATTCTACTCATGTATTATTCTGCATAGTTAATCAAAACAATAATagcaataaaatatatttgccCTTCAGCATAATTTATTCTCCCTGTGCTGTTGTCAGGCAATCCTGTGGCCAGCTATTACtataaaaataacttcaaaggcatattaataaaaataatggcAGTAATGAAGGATTCTTTCTTTGGGAGAGTCTAAAAATGCTGATGTAGTTTGGAACGGTCTCATGCCTGTTCTGCTGCTGACGGTGGTAAATAACTTCAGTTTCCTCAGAATGACTGCATCACAACCAGGCTGTGCATTGAGGCATTTCATTCCAGACTAATGCTGCTAAATGATTTAAGTGTTGCCTGCTATTAAGGAGAAAATCAGGGACTGTGGAATACAGAGTGTAGCTTGTGGTTCTGAGACTAAGAGTGAATAAGACCACCTGGGGAAGAAATGTGTAGTCATGAAATTCCACATTCAGTCTCTCAGTTTTAACCTCAAGAACTTAAAAATACATAGTGCTGCTTTATGAAAAGTGTGATGTTTCAGTACTTTGCTTGGCTGAAGTGGTTCTTTGCATTTGCTGAAGATGACTGAGATTCCTCAGTTATGAATCCAGGTGACACAAGGGATAATAATATGGTAAGAAAGTCTAGGAAGAATAAAAGATTTAGGTGAGGAGAAGGAAGTAATTTCCATCAGTTTAAGCTGCTGGTGAGTCTGGCGGTCAACGGGAAACTGGATTTAGCAAGATAAGAAACAGAAACTTGGTCATGAGTCTGTCTACAAAGCTGTATGGTGAACACAGAACTCTGAGGTATttttaggaagaaaagatgTGATAGGAAAAAAGACACTAAAAATTAGTGATGCAAGTAAAgaactaagaaaaaaacagcattgCAGATGTAAAGGAAATTTTGAAGAAATGTGTAGGAtaaattttgaagaaatgtGTAGGACAAATCATTCCAAATCAAGAGAAGCATTAAGGAGGATGCATTGAGGTTGTAGCTACCCTTTAAAAGATAACTTGAGACATTGGTAAGATCTGTTTGGAAAGATCCATGAaattcagaaaagcattttctctcGCTAGTCTAGATGTGGAGAGCATGCACCTATGTGGTCCAAAAGGTTTAACTCATTTAAGCCACGCTTTCTGTGCTTGAAGATGAATACATGATGAATACAGATACATGAATATATCTGTCTTGTAATTCCAGTCATGTGCCAACGACTATTTTCTCTCAAAGTTTTCTAATGAATACATATGCAAATGCTTCTGATTGGAATTTCTGGAGATACTTCCAAggtatgtatttatattttgaaGGTTGTTTCCATAGTGCTAGAAAAAAACAATTGGCACAGagtgttttcaaaataaatgatGTAACAATTAAACTAGGCACAGAGTCATTCTTCCTGATTTAATTAGGATGTTTGTAAGAAATTATTCTAGCGTATGCCTTTTTCTAACCTACACTTTCCATAGAACATACATGTTTCTTTCAGCTCATAAGATGAACAGAAAACTTGCTAGCTGTAAAAAGCCACTGCATAActattaaaagcaaatattgtCAAGAATCTTCTCTCTTGCATACCAGAATTCAGATGGTAGGAGGATGCTAGGTGAGTTATATGACTACAACTTCTTTATCACCAAATAAGTTGTGCCCATATTCAGAACTGCAAAGGAATGAGAAGCTTTAAACATTCTGTTCTCACTGGGTGGTCCTAGAAAACTGTTGTCACGACTACTATACCATTGCTACAAGTTTTTGTCACAGAAtattacagatatttttttgcGAAAACTGTCAAGCCAGCATAACCAGTTTATAACTTCTGAAAGTAGGACAATATCCAGAGTGTAAGTGGTGTAAATATATTCTATGTGTAGTGTACAGAATAGTGAGAATTACAAGTGCTGGGGGGCAAACATGAGAACCTGaattcttgtttcattttcaaaataaatgcaaacatttGGTTAAAGACATTTTATAAAATACTCAGAATACATTTGCAATGGTAGGTAAAATAGAAAATGagcatttaaaatactttgataaaaacatttaatagcAAGGTAAAAAAAACTACTCCCCAAAAAGAAATTTCCATACTCAGTGACCCAGTACCACACTGCCAGTTATTTAATGCTATACAAAGGAATATAGGTCTTCAGATTTCCTCAGAGGCCATCAGCATAAGCTCAGAAGAATGAATGTTAATTACTCGtcctaaaaatattaattatttttagtgAAAGTAATTAGCATGAAGTCTTAAGCACTACAGCCTTAGGAAGAAAAAGTGCTCCATCTATATACTTGTATACAGGTACAGATAGATACACCACAAAGCTGGTACAGACAGGACAGCCTGCTTTAGCGCTGTTGTATTGCCAAAAGCATCCAATCAGGTTTTAAATTCATTATAGAACTGCTGCAGCGATTGTGTGTAGTAATGAATTCTGCAGTTTGCTTATATGCTGCAGCctagtattttcttttgctgaagTTTTATGTAAGCTTGTGCTCTTAgattaaaggaaagaaaggaaaggaagtaagaagaaattaagaaaaattgaATTCATTGATGCAATAGCCACCATAACTTCTTTGTTCAagtgtgaattaaaaaaaaaaacccaaactaaaaaccaaactaaatTCAGACATTATCAGAACCATGTTAGTCAATTGCATTTATTGTTTGTAAATACAAGTGCCTGGATCTCAGctatgaaatttaaaaatgagGCATGAGTAAAAGGATCACCTATAAACATACCTATTCAAACCAAAGCTTCCAATAGTtttaacaaagaagaaaaaaaaaaaaacagactttgCTGCACTCCTGGAGGTGAACAAATATAGGTTTTGGTGTATGACAGTGGATAAAGCTTTCCCAAATTAGGGAATCCTCACAGAGGATGAACGCCCTGCCAGCTGCTTTCTCATACTTCATTTGCAGAGCTCAAATGTGTGAATCTCTGTGAAGTTTGACTTGGTATATCACAgggagaaaagtaatttttcaagCAACTAGACTCAGTTGCATACAACTGTGCTCAAACACAATGAAGTTCTCATAAACCAAACAGTTcatcaagaaaagtgtttaTATCTGTaggataatttattttaatacgTTATCTTATGCAAATCCAGCAGTGTTGCtatctgtttaatatcttccaTACGGTTTTCTCTAAagtctagacatgctttacacAGAGTGTAGAATGTGTGGATctaaaatcacattttaaaccAAGAATGTTTTAGCCACAGAGTCAGTCTGGATGCAAATCTGACTCCCGATTTCTCAAAACCTGGGCAACAGCCAGCCTAAGAGACATCATGTAGGCTGTcagtcagcagcagagcagcatgcTTGGGAACCATGTGTTCAGCCCTGTACAGGCTCCTGTTTCACACATCCAGGTACCTATCAGCAGCGCTTCAAGCAACATAACCAGCATTCCTTGCTGCCCTCTTCTTCCACCATCAGGTCTCCTGTGCAAAAAAGTGAGTACCATGCAACACAACATCCTATTTTGTTAGACTGTTGGGGGCTTGGTGGGGTTAGTGTGGTCTTTATTTGAAAACTCTTCTTCCTTGAGGTCATTCAAACATGAATCTCTGTGAAGGTGGGAAGGGCAATCAATACATACTAGCATATCACATTTTGTTTACCTCagctatttatttctttctctctgctacTATACAAGTTCATACTTTTTTAATGTACCTGAGACAATACATCCAGAGCATGGCAAAGACTAGTTGCAAAACAAACATGCCAAGGAgctatgtggcagggagtggcAAGGCCCCCTCAGAGGTTGCCAGGCAAGACCTCACCAGCCAGGGCTGGCCCAACCATTCCAGTCAGAAGCAGGATGGGGGACACTGgttggcagctgcagctgacaTGTTCACAATCGGGACCATCAGGATGAATAGTTGGGCTCGAGCCACTGAGCTATGCCAAGCCCACAGTCTTGCAGAGCATGGGCAATTCAGTAACCCGCATTTGCCTAACACTTCCCCTCAGCTGAGAAGGATTAGCATTGCTGTCCTGAACTCCCTAGGTCCACTGTTCCCCTGCTGTGCTTTAGCACACGCATTTCTGACTTAACAGCTGCACAATATTGCCTGCTCCTGCAATGGCATTGTCTGTCTAGGTTCTTTTCTTTAAGCTCCAGCTTCTTGAATGGCAGGGTTGTAGGAAATTCTATTCACTCATTAGAAGTTTTACATTTCACATTTTCAAAGTAAGCTTTGGGAGTATAAACTCTAGAGGCTCAATGAAGAAAAGCTAACTAAACATattgattaaaagaaatattgctCTAAATGTTTTCCCTGCAGGGATAACTGCAGTCTGACATTGCACAAACGCATTCACACTTTCTGTTCAGCTTGCGTCTCGAAGAAATCCAGCGTTTTCAAGGCAAAGAGGCCCCAAATCAGCAGACTTGGCAGGGCAGTGTAGGGAAGGACAGGACAGGCTCCCAGTGTGGCTTTCTGGAaggctctgctcctctccaaaGTGCACCCAGACTTGTCACACAGGACCCAACAAAACTGGGCTGGCCCAATCCAGTGACCTCAACAAATCTGTGCTCTGCTATAGCTGGAAGAGTGCTGAGCTCAAGCATGGTGCATGGAAGTGATCCAGGTCTTCCAGGACCTGCATGAGCCTGAGCTAATGAGCTCATTGGCGTTAAGGTGACAGCACGCAGACATCCCTGGTATCCCCACTGTCACGTCTCCACTCGCAGGAACGAGAAGAGGAGCGCGCGTGGGTGGGCAACCCGGCTCCAGGCACCGGCACACGTCAGCGGCCACAACACGGTGCGCGGCGAAAGGCGCGACACCGTGAGCAGCGCGCGGCGTGCGGGCAGCCACGCGGTGTTTACGGTTCAATGAGAGGCGAGGCCACGGCGAGCTGCGTCAGCACGGGCTGGAGGCAGGCGGCGGGCGGGCAGGGGCGGGCGCGCCccgcggggcggccgccgcAGGCGGGGGGCGGAGACGCGTagggcgggccggggcggctGAGAGGCGCGGCTGGGCGTACAGCCCCGCGGCACCAGGGGCAGCTGCCCGTGTCCTGCCCGGCATGAGGGGTGGGCTCAGGTCGAGACCGCCCGGGCGGCGCTGAGCTGAGCGgcacccgccgccgccgcgcctgTAGCCCCGCGGGGAGgaggccgggcggcggcggccggtgcccgcgggcgggcggcgcggggctcgGGGCAGCGGGCTTCGGCGCGCGGGGCTTGGGACCCGGAAGCAGAAGCGGGGCTGGGAGGCGGCTGGATGGGAAGGAGCGGCGGCGGCGAtgggggagcagcagagctcGTTGAGCGCCCCgcgggcggccgccgccgcgctgccGAGCCTAGCCAGGGGCCCGTGGGAGCCCGGGCCGGACGAACCACCTCCGCCACGGGAGGCGGCCCCGGGCGGCGGAGTGACCGAGCTAGGGCGAAGCTGGGAGCCGCCGCCTGCCCCCAACCCCGAGCGGCGAGGGGccggagaggaggaggaagaagcggAGGCGGCGACCGGGCCGGAGCAGCCGCCGCCGGCTGCCGGGGAGTCAGCGGCCCTAGAGGAGGAGGGGCCGGGGCCGGAGGGGGTCAgtggccgccgccgcccccctcGGCGGCACGTGTACTGCACCGTCTACTGCGTGGAGAACGACCGGCCGGCGGCGGCCCCCGGTTCCCCCCGAGGCGGctcgggcggcggcggcccagGCGCGGGGCAGCCCCCGACGCGGCGCGGGGTAGCGCCGGGCGACGACCCGCTGTCTGCCGGCAACATCGAGGTGGTGGACTTATACCTGCTGCCCGAGCCTTTCTCCGGGCTGATCGCGGGGGAGTTCGGGCCAttgctggtgctgagctgccgCGTGTGCCTGGAGGAGAAGCCCATCAAGCCCCTGACCTGCTGCAAGAAGGCGGTGTGCGAGGAGTGCCTGAAGCGGTACCTCAGCTCTCAGGTACGGCCCGGCAGCTGCTGCCAAGTTGTGCTGGGGCGGATGTAGTGGGCAAAAAGGGAGCAGTGGTAGCTCCGGCCGGCCCGCCGTGCTGCTGCGGGTGTTTCGGCGTGGGTCGCGGGCTTGAGCATCGCTCCAGGCCCAGCTGCGCGTCTTTGCACGCCCCGGAGAGTTGGGCTGCGCTGCGGAGAGTTGTGATGGTGTGGCGTAGGAACCTTTCCCATCCCGTGCGGAAGGCCCTGGGCAGCTGCCTGCGTGCGAGCTTTTGATTTTAACGAGTATGTGTTCCCGAAGCCTTTGCGCGCTGTTACGGAGTTCATTGGGTTGGgcacttttttttcagactctTCCCGTATTGAATTCTCTTTGAATTCTCAAGCTCTTTCTGTTACTGGCTGGCACcagtctctttttaaaaaggaatgcAATGAAGAATAAGGAACAGCGTTGGGGAGCGTCAGCAGCCGCTTCTGAGGCGACTCCTGGAATTGGGGGCTCGGGGTTTTGGCAGCCATCCCGCAGCCCTTCACACTGGTCGGCGCCGTGTTTTGCGCGGCGGACCCCGCCTGCAGCCGCTCGCCGGTGCCGCGGAGAAGCCGTTGCGTTTGGTGTTGTGCCAGTTATGTAAGATTAAAATAGTATGTGTGGGGTCTATTCGTGAAGAACCGCAGTTACAGCAGTAAACAGAACCTTATTTGGGggcgaggaaaaaaaaaacccaaacccaaaacatagctTTTCCATCCTTCTCAGATAGCTCAATATCCTGGGTGTAGACAGTTGCTCACACATAGGCTGGTTATGTCTTTATCACTGTTTTGTCGGTCAGAACTGCTGTTTCAAACCGAAATAGGCAGCTTGAAAGCAAAGTTCTGTCCTCCCGAATGTTTTTAGCAGCTAGTTTAGCATCACAAAATTCGCGTGCATTGTTTCTACCACGAGTGTAGGCATGCCCTAAACCCAAAGAGCAGTGGGAGAAGTATGGGTAtgtgggaaaaacaaaaccaaacaaacccttTGCTTACcacttttatgt from the Colius striatus isolate bColStr4 chromosome 2, bColStr4.1.hap1, whole genome shotgun sequence genome contains:
- the RNF217 gene encoding E3 ubiquitin-protein ligase RNF217 isoform X2, whose product is MGEQQSSLSAPRAAAAALPSLARGPWEPGPDEPPPPREAAPGGGVTELGRSWEPPPAPNPERRGAGEEEEEAEAATGPEQPPPAAGESAALEEEGPGPEGVSGRRRPPRRHVYCTVYCVENDRPAAAPGSPRGGSGGGGPGAGQPPTRRGVAPGDDPLSAGNIEVVDLYLLPEPFSGLIAGEFGPLLVLSCRVCLEEKPIKPLTCCKKAVCEECLKRYLSSQVQLGQADIKCPITECSEHLDETTVLYNLPHDDIIKYKYFLELSRIDSSTKPCPQCKHFTTFRRRGHIPTPAKLENKYKIHIQRTEGCDHMTCSQCNTNFCYRCGERYRQLRFFGDHTSNLSIFGCKYRYLPERPHLRRLVRGSVCAGKLLITPVILVLGLALGAVAVVIGLFVFPVYCLCKKQRKRSRTGMPW
- the RNF217 gene encoding E3 ubiquitin-protein ligase RNF217 isoform X3 gives rise to the protein MGEQQSSLSAPRAAAAALPSLARGPWEPGPDEPPPPREAAPGGGVTELGRSWEPPPAPNPERRGAGEEEEEAEAATGPEQPPPAAGESAALEEEGPGPEGVSGRRRPPRRHVYCTVYCVENDRPAAAPGSPRGGSGGGGPGAGQPPTRRGVAPGDDPLSAGNIEVVDLYLLPEPFSGLIAGEFGPLLVLSCRVCLEEKPIKPLTCCKKAVCEECLKRYLSSQIQCPSCQFVWCFKCHSPWHEGVNCKEYKKGDKLLRHWANEIEHGQRNAQKCPKCKIHIQRTEGCDHMTCSQCNTNFCYRCGERYRQLRFFGDHTSNLSIFGCKYRYLPERPHLRRLVRGSVCAGKLLITPVILVLGLALGAVAVVIGLFVFPVYCLCKKQRKRSRTGMPW